One window from the genome of Prinia subflava isolate CZ2003 ecotype Zambia chromosome 2, Cam_Psub_1.2, whole genome shotgun sequence encodes:
- the MSGN1 gene encoding mesogenin-1, whose translation MDKLHETLINMEDALASEHSACLSSWDWKSSAGSFELHPISPPHSLSPTPSFESYSSSPCPAAAETPYGSGSSLVGYGLVDFPPAYLPSPGQARLPKGTKVRMSAQRRRKASEREKLRMRTLADALHTLRTYLPPVYSQRGQPLTKIQTLKYTIKYISELTELLNSVKRA comes from the coding sequence ATGGACAAACTGCACGAGACACTGATAAACATGGAAGATGCTTTGGCTTCGGAGCACTCCGCCTGCTTGTCCTCCTGGGACTGGAAGAGCTCCGCTGGGTCCTTTGAGCTGCACCCCATCTCGCCCCCTCACAGCCTGTCCCCGACGCCCTCCTTCGAATCCTACTCGTCGTCCCCGTGCCCGGCGGCGGCCGAGACCCCCTACGGCAGCGGGAGCAGCCTGGTGGGCTACGGCCTGGTGGACTTCCCCCCCGCCTAcctgcccagcccggggcaggCCCGGCTGCCCAAGGGCACCAAGGTGCGGATGTCTGCCCAGCGCAGGAGGAAGGCCAGCGAGAGGGAGAAGCTGCGCATGAGGACTTTGGCCGACGCGCTCCACACGCTGCGCACCTACCTGCCCCCCGTCTACAGCCAGCGGGGCCAGCCCCTCACCAAGATACAGACCCTGAAGTACACCATCAAGTACATCAGCGAACTCACCGAGCTCCTCAACAGCGTCAAGCGGGCGTAG